From Dreissena polymorpha isolate Duluth1 chromosome 15, UMN_Dpol_1.0, whole genome shotgun sequence, a single genomic window includes:
- the LOC127861021 gene encoding uncharacterized protein LOC127861021, producing MGKDAGKVEVNWLVDGQAVNCTRKHASSSLTVNRSVSLVAVFRLNGFEMKKNISIKINEENSGGYLSGWKVAVITTVLVIAVAITISAIVWFMRKKKRGCFKTESNGSEDEVVDGETTQNADSFLMGETPADEEKQVQQLSENDKTNREKGPEQETLGCTIEEEQETVSSSNPLNVVYGVYKSLWSSKPDSVETNDEQDATI from the exons ATGGGAAAAGATGCAGGCAAAGTTGAAGTGAACTGGTTGGTGGATGGACAAGCTGTCAACTGCACAAGAAAACACGCTTCAAGTTCGTTGACCGTCAACCGTTCAGTTTCTTTAGTAGCCGTATTTCGTTTAAACGGCTTCGAGATGAAGAAGAATATATCGATTAAAATAAATGAAG AAAACAGTGGCGGTTACTTGAGTGGGTGGAAAGTTGCTGTGATCACTACTGTATTGGTTATTGCTGTGGCAATAACTATATCAGCTATCGTTTGGTTCATGCGTAAGAAGAAAAGAGGATGCTTCAAAACAGAATCAAACGGATCGGAAG ATGAAGTTGTAGATGGAGAAACCACCCAAAATGCCGATTCCTTTTTAATGGGCGAAACACCCGCTGATGAAGAAAAACAGGTTCAGCAACTTTCAGAAAATG atAAAACGAATCGAGAGAAAGGTCCAGAGCAGGAAACACTTGGATGTACAATTGAAGAAGAGCAAGAGACAGTATCGTCGTCAAATCCACTTAACGTAGTTTATGGTGTTTACAAATCACTCTGGAGTTCAAAGCCTGATAGTGTGGAAACAAACGATGAACAAGACGCTACTATTTAA